Proteins encoded by one window of Rhodamnia argentea isolate NSW1041297 chromosome 6, ASM2092103v1, whole genome shotgun sequence:
- the LOC115726044 gene encoding cullin-1-like isoform X1 — translation MNTPPMDLEVGWGHVEQGLVKLKNIIEGRDDTPMNADDFMMTYASVYNMCTQKPPHDYSQVLYDRFREEIEKYLDQAVMPSFRRKHNEFLLKEFLQRWENHKVMVRWLARVFHYLDRYFISRRSLPSLRDIGISCFKTKVFQELRFRIRDAIIALINQDRDGNQVDKSLLKNVLDVYIECGILERQRDFYEKDFEAYLLEETRIYYSRKASSWIRQNYSHVEDICHNYWSKAEECLKKEKEIISQVLLSRSERKLMERVQHELFTVYSKQLLEMELSYSLALIKDNKMEDLSRMYHNHKITQFLEPVSNMFKEHIIAEGTALVSQGEDAASNKASNEISARQQVIVVQIIELHHKYLAYVTDCFSNHFLFHKALNESFRTFFNWGPSGLSSGEMLAIYCDNILKSGANGKLTDEAVEKALEKVVQLVAYVGDRDLFAEFYRRKLFRRLLVDQSVDEDHEKWILTKFKQQYGGYFTSKMETMVKDLGLTRDIKTEFDQYLSSNEIANPGVDLTVTVLTSGFWPSTKTVDLNLPSEMVKCVEVFTDFFQRRRKNKKLTWIYSLGNCTLNGNFEPKPIELIMSTYQAAILLLFNGSDQFGYEDIRAQSNMAENDLMRVLHSLSCAKYKILKKYPSTKTILATDEFEFNAMFTDRMRRIKISLPPAEERRKTIEDVDRDRRFAIDASIVRIMKMRKLLSHQQLVAECIEQLSRLFKPEVRAIKKQIEGLIFREYLERDKDNPTFMRYLA, via the exons ATGAATACTCCTCCTATGGACCTCGAGGTGGGGTGGGGGCATGTGGAGCAGGGGCTAGTGAAGCTGAAGAACATTATTGAGGGGCGCGACGACACGCCGATGAACGCAGACGATTTCATGATGACTTACGC GAGTGTTTACAACATGTGCACTCAAAAGCCGCCCCATGATTATTCTCAGGTGCTCTATGACAGATTCAGGGAGGAGATTGAAAAGTATCTGGACCAGGCG GTGATGCCATCTTTCAGACGTAAACACAATGAGTTTCTGTTGAAGGAGTTTCTGCAAAGATGGGAGAATCATAAAGTGATGGTTAGATGGCTTGCACGAGTTTTTCATTACCTCGACCGCTATTTTATTTCCAGGAGAAGTTTGCCTTCACTCAGGGACATTGGAATTAGTTGCTTCAAAACTAAG GTCTTCCAAGAATTGAGATTTAGAATTAGAGATGCAATAATTGCACTG ATTAATCAGGACCGTGATGGCAATCAAGTTGACAAATCCTTGCTGAAGAATGTCTTAGATGTGTATATTGAATGCGGAATTCTAGAAAGGCAAAGGGACTTCTATGAAAAAGACTTTGAAGCATATTTGCTCGAGGAAACTAGGATCTACTATTCTCGTAAGGCATCAAGTTGGATCAGGCAAAACTACAGTCACGTGGAGGATATATGTCACAATTACTGGTCAAAG GCCGAAGAATGcttgaaaaaggagaaagaaataaTCTCGCAGGTTCTATTATCAAGGAGTGAGCGGAAGTTGATGGAG AGAGTCCAGCATGAGCTCTTCACAGTCTACTCAAAACAGCTACTCGAAATGGAGCTGTCTTACTCACTTGCATTAATTAAAGATAATAAG ATGGAGGATCTTTCGAGGATGTATCATAATCATAAAATAACTCAGTTCTTGGAGCCTGTATCCAATATGTTTAAAGAG CACATTATTGCTGAAGGCACAGCCTTAGTCTCACAGGGTGAAGATGCTGCAAGCAACAAG GCTTCAAATGAGATTTCAGCGCGGCAGCAG GTTATTGTAGTGCAGATAATCGAGCTTCATCACAAGTATCTGGCATATGTTACCGATTGTTTCTCGAACCACTTTCTGTTTCACAAG GCCCTTAATGAAAGTTTCAGGACTTTCTTCAACTGGGGTCCATCTGGTCTTTCAAGTGGGGAAATGCTAGCGATTTACTGCGACAATATCCTGAAGTCAGGTGCAAATGGGAAACTAACTGATGAAGCAGTCGAGAAAGCGCTTGAAAAG GTTGTACAGCTGGTTGCTTATGTTGGCGACAGAGACTTATTTGCTGAATTCTACAG GAGAAAACTTTTTCGGCGGTTACTTGTTGATCAGAGTGTTGATGAAGATCATGAAAAGTGGATCTTGACTAAGTTCAAGCAGCAATATGGGGGATACTTCACTTCAAAGATGGAGACCATG GTCAAGGATTTGGGATTGACTAGGGATATTAAGACCGAGTTCGATCAGTATCTTTCCAGTAATGAAATTGCAAACCCTGGTGTAGATCTGACAGTGACGGTCCTAACAAGTGGATTCTGGCCGAGTACCAAAACCGTTGATCTCAATCTTCCCTCTGAGATG GTTAAGTGTGTGGAAGTTTTCACGGATttctttcaaaggaggaggaaaaacaagaaacttACATGGATTTACTCATTGGGAAATTGCACTCTTAATGGCAATTTTGAGCCGAAACCTATTGAACTGATCATGTCAACATATCAG GCTGCTATTCTGCTGCTATTTAATGGATCAGATCAATTTGGGTATGAAGATATCAGGGCACAGTCAAACATGGCAGAGAACGACTTAATGAGAGTGCTGCATTCCCTCTCTTGTGCTAAGTACAAGATTTTAAAGAAGTACCCTAGTACAAAAACAATCTTGGCCACTGATGAGTTTGAGTTCAATGCAATGTTCACTGACAGAATGAGGCGAATCAAG ATTTCTCTTCCACCTGcagaagaaaggaggaagacAATTGAAGATGTTGACCGAGATAGGCGATTTGCTATTGACGCTTCAATTGTGCGGATAATGAAGATGCGCAAGCTTTTAAGTCATCAGCAGTTAGTTGCAGAGTGCATTGAGCAGCTGTCTCGCCTGTTCAAG CCGGAAGTGAGAGCAATCAAGAAGCAGATCGAAGGTTTGATCTTCCGAGAATACCTAGAGCGGGACAAGGACAATCCAACCTTCATGAGATACTTGGCATAG
- the LOC115726044 gene encoding cullin-1-like isoform X3: MNTPPMDLEVGWGHVEQGLVKLKNIIEGRDDTPMNADDFMMTYASVYNMCTQKPPHDYSQVLYDRFREEIEKYLDQAVMPSFRRKHNEFLLKEFLQRWENHKVMVRWLARVFHYLDRYFISRRSLPSLRDIGISCFKTKVFQELRFRIRDAIIALINQDRDGNQVDKSLLKNVLDVYIECGILERQRDFYEKDFEAYLLEETRIYYSRKASSWIRQNYSHVEDICHNYWSKAEECLKKEKEIISQVLLSRSERKLMERVQHELFTVYSKQLLEMELSYSLALIKDNKMEDLSRMYHNHKITQFLEPVSNMFKEHIIAEGTALVSQGEDAASNKASNEISARQQVIVVQIIELHHKYLAYVTDCFSNHFLFHKALNESFRTFFNWGPSGLSSGEMLAIYCDNILKSGANGKLTDEAVEKALEKLVAYVGDRDLFAEFYRRKLFRRLLVDQSVDEDHEKWILTKFKQQYGGYFTSKMETMVKDLGLTRDIKTEFDQYLSSNEIANPGVDLTVTVLTSGFWPSTKTVDLNLPSEMVKCVEVFTDFFQRRRKNKKLTWIYSLGNCTLNGNFEPKPIELIMSTYQAAILLLFNGSDQFGYEDIRAQSNMAENDLMRVLHSLSCAKYKILKKYPSTKTILATDEFEFNAMFTDRMRRIKISLPPAEERRKTIEDVDRDRRFAIDASIVRIMKMRKLLSHQQLVAECIEQLSRLFKPEVRAIKKQIEGLIFREYLERDKDNPTFMRYLA; this comes from the exons ATGAATACTCCTCCTATGGACCTCGAGGTGGGGTGGGGGCATGTGGAGCAGGGGCTAGTGAAGCTGAAGAACATTATTGAGGGGCGCGACGACACGCCGATGAACGCAGACGATTTCATGATGACTTACGC GAGTGTTTACAACATGTGCACTCAAAAGCCGCCCCATGATTATTCTCAGGTGCTCTATGACAGATTCAGGGAGGAGATTGAAAAGTATCTGGACCAGGCG GTGATGCCATCTTTCAGACGTAAACACAATGAGTTTCTGTTGAAGGAGTTTCTGCAAAGATGGGAGAATCATAAAGTGATGGTTAGATGGCTTGCACGAGTTTTTCATTACCTCGACCGCTATTTTATTTCCAGGAGAAGTTTGCCTTCACTCAGGGACATTGGAATTAGTTGCTTCAAAACTAAG GTCTTCCAAGAATTGAGATTTAGAATTAGAGATGCAATAATTGCACTG ATTAATCAGGACCGTGATGGCAATCAAGTTGACAAATCCTTGCTGAAGAATGTCTTAGATGTGTATATTGAATGCGGAATTCTAGAAAGGCAAAGGGACTTCTATGAAAAAGACTTTGAAGCATATTTGCTCGAGGAAACTAGGATCTACTATTCTCGTAAGGCATCAAGTTGGATCAGGCAAAACTACAGTCACGTGGAGGATATATGTCACAATTACTGGTCAAAG GCCGAAGAATGcttgaaaaaggagaaagaaataaTCTCGCAGGTTCTATTATCAAGGAGTGAGCGGAAGTTGATGGAG AGAGTCCAGCATGAGCTCTTCACAGTCTACTCAAAACAGCTACTCGAAATGGAGCTGTCTTACTCACTTGCATTAATTAAAGATAATAAG ATGGAGGATCTTTCGAGGATGTATCATAATCATAAAATAACTCAGTTCTTGGAGCCTGTATCCAATATGTTTAAAGAG CACATTATTGCTGAAGGCACAGCCTTAGTCTCACAGGGTGAAGATGCTGCAAGCAACAAG GCTTCAAATGAGATTTCAGCGCGGCAGCAG GTTATTGTAGTGCAGATAATCGAGCTTCATCACAAGTATCTGGCATATGTTACCGATTGTTTCTCGAACCACTTTCTGTTTCACAAG GCCCTTAATGAAAGTTTCAGGACTTTCTTCAACTGGGGTCCATCTGGTCTTTCAAGTGGGGAAATGCTAGCGATTTACTGCGACAATATCCTGAAGTCAGGTGCAAATGGGAAACTAACTGATGAAGCAGTCGAGAAAGCGCTTGAAAAG CTGGTTGCTTATGTTGGCGACAGAGACTTATTTGCTGAATTCTACAG GAGAAAACTTTTTCGGCGGTTACTTGTTGATCAGAGTGTTGATGAAGATCATGAAAAGTGGATCTTGACTAAGTTCAAGCAGCAATATGGGGGATACTTCACTTCAAAGATGGAGACCATG GTCAAGGATTTGGGATTGACTAGGGATATTAAGACCGAGTTCGATCAGTATCTTTCCAGTAATGAAATTGCAAACCCTGGTGTAGATCTGACAGTGACGGTCCTAACAAGTGGATTCTGGCCGAGTACCAAAACCGTTGATCTCAATCTTCCCTCTGAGATG GTTAAGTGTGTGGAAGTTTTCACGGATttctttcaaaggaggaggaaaaacaagaaacttACATGGATTTACTCATTGGGAAATTGCACTCTTAATGGCAATTTTGAGCCGAAACCTATTGAACTGATCATGTCAACATATCAG GCTGCTATTCTGCTGCTATTTAATGGATCAGATCAATTTGGGTATGAAGATATCAGGGCACAGTCAAACATGGCAGAGAACGACTTAATGAGAGTGCTGCATTCCCTCTCTTGTGCTAAGTACAAGATTTTAAAGAAGTACCCTAGTACAAAAACAATCTTGGCCACTGATGAGTTTGAGTTCAATGCAATGTTCACTGACAGAATGAGGCGAATCAAG ATTTCTCTTCCACCTGcagaagaaaggaggaagacAATTGAAGATGTTGACCGAGATAGGCGATTTGCTATTGACGCTTCAATTGTGCGGATAATGAAGATGCGCAAGCTTTTAAGTCATCAGCAGTTAGTTGCAGAGTGCATTGAGCAGCTGTCTCGCCTGTTCAAG CCGGAAGTGAGAGCAATCAAGAAGCAGATCGAAGGTTTGATCTTCCGAGAATACCTAGAGCGGGACAAGGACAATCCAACCTTCATGAGATACTTGGCATAG
- the LOC115726044 gene encoding cullin-1-like isoform X2, with protein sequence MNTPPMDLEVGWGHVEQGLVKLKNIIEGRDDTPMNADDFMMTYASVYNMCTQKPPHDYSQVLYDRFREEIEKYLDQAVMPSFRRKHNEFLLKEFLQRWENHKVMVRWLARVFHYLDRYFISRRSLPSLRDIGISCFKTKIKVDHFWYLVLVEQINQDRDGNQVDKSLLKNVLDVYIECGILERQRDFYEKDFEAYLLEETRIYYSRKASSWIRQNYSHVEDICHNYWSKAEECLKKEKEIISQVLLSRSERKLMERVQHELFTVYSKQLLEMELSYSLALIKDNKMEDLSRMYHNHKITQFLEPVSNMFKEHIIAEGTALVSQGEDAASNKASNEISARQQVIVVQIIELHHKYLAYVTDCFSNHFLFHKALNESFRTFFNWGPSGLSSGEMLAIYCDNILKSGANGKLTDEAVEKALEKVVQLVAYVGDRDLFAEFYRRKLFRRLLVDQSVDEDHEKWILTKFKQQYGGYFTSKMETMVKDLGLTRDIKTEFDQYLSSNEIANPGVDLTVTVLTSGFWPSTKTVDLNLPSEMVKCVEVFTDFFQRRRKNKKLTWIYSLGNCTLNGNFEPKPIELIMSTYQAAILLLFNGSDQFGYEDIRAQSNMAENDLMRVLHSLSCAKYKILKKYPSTKTILATDEFEFNAMFTDRMRRIKISLPPAEERRKTIEDVDRDRRFAIDASIVRIMKMRKLLSHQQLVAECIEQLSRLFKPEVRAIKKQIEGLIFREYLERDKDNPTFMRYLA encoded by the exons ATGAATACTCCTCCTATGGACCTCGAGGTGGGGTGGGGGCATGTGGAGCAGGGGCTAGTGAAGCTGAAGAACATTATTGAGGGGCGCGACGACACGCCGATGAACGCAGACGATTTCATGATGACTTACGC GAGTGTTTACAACATGTGCACTCAAAAGCCGCCCCATGATTATTCTCAGGTGCTCTATGACAGATTCAGGGAGGAGATTGAAAAGTATCTGGACCAGGCG GTGATGCCATCTTTCAGACGTAAACACAATGAGTTTCTGTTGAAGGAGTTTCTGCAAAGATGGGAGAATCATAAAGTGATGGTTAGATGGCTTGCACGAGTTTTTCATTACCTCGACCGCTATTTTATTTCCAGGAGAAGTTTGCCTTCACTCAGGGACATTGGAATTAGTTGCTTCAAAACTAAG ATCAAAGTAGATCACTTTTGGTATCTCGTGCTTGTGGAGCAGATTAATCAGGACCGTGATGGCAATCAAGTTGACAAATCCTTGCTGAAGAATGTCTTAGATGTGTATATTGAATGCGGAATTCTAGAAAGGCAAAGGGACTTCTATGAAAAAGACTTTGAAGCATATTTGCTCGAGGAAACTAGGATCTACTATTCTCGTAAGGCATCAAGTTGGATCAGGCAAAACTACAGTCACGTGGAGGATATATGTCACAATTACTGGTCAAAG GCCGAAGAATGcttgaaaaaggagaaagaaataaTCTCGCAGGTTCTATTATCAAGGAGTGAGCGGAAGTTGATGGAG AGAGTCCAGCATGAGCTCTTCACAGTCTACTCAAAACAGCTACTCGAAATGGAGCTGTCTTACTCACTTGCATTAATTAAAGATAATAAG ATGGAGGATCTTTCGAGGATGTATCATAATCATAAAATAACTCAGTTCTTGGAGCCTGTATCCAATATGTTTAAAGAG CACATTATTGCTGAAGGCACAGCCTTAGTCTCACAGGGTGAAGATGCTGCAAGCAACAAG GCTTCAAATGAGATTTCAGCGCGGCAGCAG GTTATTGTAGTGCAGATAATCGAGCTTCATCACAAGTATCTGGCATATGTTACCGATTGTTTCTCGAACCACTTTCTGTTTCACAAG GCCCTTAATGAAAGTTTCAGGACTTTCTTCAACTGGGGTCCATCTGGTCTTTCAAGTGGGGAAATGCTAGCGATTTACTGCGACAATATCCTGAAGTCAGGTGCAAATGGGAAACTAACTGATGAAGCAGTCGAGAAAGCGCTTGAAAAG GTTGTACAGCTGGTTGCTTATGTTGGCGACAGAGACTTATTTGCTGAATTCTACAG GAGAAAACTTTTTCGGCGGTTACTTGTTGATCAGAGTGTTGATGAAGATCATGAAAAGTGGATCTTGACTAAGTTCAAGCAGCAATATGGGGGATACTTCACTTCAAAGATGGAGACCATG GTCAAGGATTTGGGATTGACTAGGGATATTAAGACCGAGTTCGATCAGTATCTTTCCAGTAATGAAATTGCAAACCCTGGTGTAGATCTGACAGTGACGGTCCTAACAAGTGGATTCTGGCCGAGTACCAAAACCGTTGATCTCAATCTTCCCTCTGAGATG GTTAAGTGTGTGGAAGTTTTCACGGATttctttcaaaggaggaggaaaaacaagaaacttACATGGATTTACTCATTGGGAAATTGCACTCTTAATGGCAATTTTGAGCCGAAACCTATTGAACTGATCATGTCAACATATCAG GCTGCTATTCTGCTGCTATTTAATGGATCAGATCAATTTGGGTATGAAGATATCAGGGCACAGTCAAACATGGCAGAGAACGACTTAATGAGAGTGCTGCATTCCCTCTCTTGTGCTAAGTACAAGATTTTAAAGAAGTACCCTAGTACAAAAACAATCTTGGCCACTGATGAGTTTGAGTTCAATGCAATGTTCACTGACAGAATGAGGCGAATCAAG ATTTCTCTTCCACCTGcagaagaaaggaggaagacAATTGAAGATGTTGACCGAGATAGGCGATTTGCTATTGACGCTTCAATTGTGCGGATAATGAAGATGCGCAAGCTTTTAAGTCATCAGCAGTTAGTTGCAGAGTGCATTGAGCAGCTGTCTCGCCTGTTCAAG CCGGAAGTGAGAGCAATCAAGAAGCAGATCGAAGGTTTGATCTTCCGAGAATACCTAGAGCGGGACAAGGACAATCCAACCTTCATGAGATACTTGGCATAG